The following are encoded in a window of Thalassotalea insulae genomic DNA:
- the kynU gene encoding kynureninase translates to MNFENSLAFAKQQDAQDTLAEYRERFHHPVIDGKQVLYFTGNSLGLAPKSAKDYVNAELDDWAKWGVEGHFHATNPWVSYHEILTPAMAELVGANESEVVCMNSLTTNLHLLFVSFYRPTTEKFKIISEAKMFPSDRYLLETQVKHHGFDPDEAIIEVAPRDGEHLIREEDILAAINEHQEQLALVFFGGVNYFTGQLFDMEKLTQAAHNVGAIAGFDLAHAAGNIPVKLHDWNVDFAAWCTYKYINASAGNVGAIFVHDRHGDNTDIPRFGGWWGHNKERRFLMENSFDPMTGAEGWQLSNVPIMGMAVLKASLDIFQQVGIENLRQKSLKLTAFLAFVFNDIVELFPDIQLEIITPSDASMRGCQLSVKLVGTDKRFFSALTEAGVIADFREPDVVRLAPTPLYNSFEDVYQFGQTLKTLLAGWQK, encoded by the coding sequence ATGAACTTTGAAAATTCCTTAGCCTTTGCCAAGCAACAAGACGCACAAGATACCTTGGCTGAATATCGTGAACGTTTTCACCATCCGGTGATTGATGGCAAACAAGTATTATATTTTACCGGTAACTCATTAGGCTTAGCGCCGAAATCGGCGAAAGACTATGTTAATGCTGAGCTGGATGACTGGGCAAAATGGGGCGTGGAAGGTCACTTTCATGCTACCAATCCCTGGGTCAGTTATCATGAAATTTTAACGCCGGCAATGGCAGAGTTGGTTGGTGCAAATGAATCTGAAGTGGTCTGTATGAATTCATTAACCACTAATTTGCACTTGTTATTTGTTTCGTTTTATCGCCCGACAACAGAAAAATTTAAGATTATCAGTGAAGCAAAAATGTTTCCTTCGGATCGCTATTTACTAGAAACTCAGGTTAAGCATCATGGTTTTGATCCAGATGAGGCGATTATTGAAGTTGCTCCACGCGATGGCGAGCACTTGATTCGTGAAGAGGATATTTTAGCAGCAATCAATGAACATCAGGAGCAGCTAGCGTTAGTGTTTTTTGGTGGCGTGAATTATTTTACCGGTCAGTTATTTGATATGGAAAAACTGACGCAAGCGGCGCATAACGTAGGTGCTATTGCCGGTTTTGACCTAGCGCATGCTGCCGGTAACATTCCAGTGAAGCTACATGATTGGAATGTCGACTTTGCTGCTTGGTGTACCTACAAGTACATCAATGCTAGTGCGGGTAATGTCGGCGCGATATTTGTTCATGATCGCCATGGTGATAATACCGATATTCCACGTTTTGGGGGTTGGTGGGGTCATAACAAAGAACGACGATTTTTAATGGAAAATAGTTTTGATCCTATGACTGGCGCCGAAGGTTGGCAATTAAGTAATGTGCCAATTATGGGCATGGCAGTATTAAAGGCTTCGCTGGATATCTTTCAGCAGGTGGGGATTGAAAATCTACGTCAAAAGAGCCTGAAATTAACGGCATTTTTAGCGTTTGTCTTTAATGATATCGTTGAGCTGTTTCCTGATATCCAACTGGAAATCATTACGCCATCAGATGCAAGTATGCGCGGCTGTCAGTTATCGGTTAAATTAGTGGGCACAGACAAACGCTTTTTCTCGGCGTTAACTGAAGCTGGTGTCATTGCCGATTTTAGAGAACCGGATGTAGTGCGTTTGGCTCCAACACCATTATACAATAGCTTTGAAGATGTTTATCAGTTTGGTCAAACGTTAAAAACCTTATTGGCGGGGTGGCAAAAATGA
- a CDS encoding ROK family protein, whose product MNTRSIIVLDIGGTKINFGRFQGGMIQQNQILPFPAHASAEEIFAFIIHCIDLVKLDDTEAIAIGVPCIVDIEQGIVFNAVNIPAWQQYPLKSLLQAHYQLPVYINNDVNCFVAGESAYGTAKHYQNVAGICLGTGFGCGLFVNQQLYAGQNCCAGEVGGIRYLDATIDDYCSGQYFIDHYQVSGAELAQRADAGDVRALAAFEQFAGHLANAISHLLLVIDPQVIVIGGSVANSYHLFIDALWRELANFPYPVVIENLTICQSELADAALLGAASLYLHHHSEIH is encoded by the coding sequence ATGAATACCCGTTCAATTATCGTCTTGGATATTGGTGGAACGAAAATTAACTTTGGCCGCTTTCAGGGGGGCATGATCCAGCAAAATCAAATATTGCCGTTTCCTGCACACGCGTCGGCTGAAGAGATATTCGCGTTTATTATTCACTGTATCGACTTAGTGAAGTTAGATGATACTGAGGCCATAGCAATTGGTGTGCCCTGTATCGTCGATATCGAGCAGGGCATAGTGTTTAATGCTGTCAACATTCCTGCCTGGCAGCAATACCCATTAAAGTCGTTGTTGCAAGCCCATTATCAATTGCCAGTTTATATCAATAACGATGTTAATTGCTTTGTTGCAGGGGAGTCTGCGTACGGCACAGCTAAGCACTATCAGAATGTTGCTGGCATCTGTTTAGGGACTGGCTTTGGTTGTGGTTTATTTGTTAATCAGCAATTATACGCAGGTCAAAATTGCTGTGCAGGTGAAGTAGGTGGTATTCGTTACTTGGATGCCACTATTGATGATTATTGTTCTGGTCAGTATTTTATTGATCATTATCAAGTGTCTGGTGCAGAGTTAGCTCAACGTGCGGATGCCGGTGATGTGCGAGCTCTGGCAGCGTTTGAACAATTTGCTGGGCACTTAGCGAATGCGATCAGCCATCTTTTATTGGTCATTGACCCGCAAGTGATCGTCATTGGCGGTTCTGTTGCCAACTCCTATCACTTGTTTATCGATGCGCTATGGCGCGAATTAGCAAATTTTCCTTATCCTGTGGTGATTGAAAACTTAACCATTTGCCAAAGTGAGTTGGCAGATGCTGCACTTCTTGGTGCCGCGAGTTTATATTTGCACCATCACAGTGAAATTCATTAA
- a CDS encoding FAD-dependent oxidoreductase has protein sequence MSEQLAKIAINGAGPVGALLAVMLAKKGYSIDLFESRPDSRKTNIYQGKSINLALSDRGWKALQAIGIDEQIRQQAIPMYCRIMHDEQGQLTKLPYGKDNQAIWSVSRSGINEQLIDLAEQEQKVDIHFDHRLNQLNFEDNTAVYLTDGHHQVIHQSDLVIGADGAFSKVRRLMQELPKERISYSLEYMPQSYIELTIAASEDGSHKLEKNALHIWPRKDFMLIALPNVDGSFTCTLFMNHQGEISFSSLTDAQQVDAFFQRYFSDAMPMLEDPVNDFLSKSASPLCLVHIYPWLVNNSVALIGDAAHAMVPFYGQGMNCGFEDCRILAELVELHDHQWPKILDAYQEERKDNCDAIIELAKRNFVEMSDLSGEASFLLRKKIEAKFHQMHPELWVPLYSMVTFSPELPYKKALACGDIQNEIMAEIMRLPNIENDWQQDYVYQHMYQLAQQKLAPLGDQ, from the coding sequence ATGAGTGAACAATTAGCCAAAATCGCGATAAATGGCGCTGGACCTGTTGGGGCCTTGCTAGCAGTGATGTTAGCGAAAAAAGGCTATAGCATTGATTTATTTGAATCGCGCCCAGATTCGCGAAAAACTAATATTTATCAGGGAAAGTCGATTAACTTAGCGTTATCTGATCGCGGCTGGAAAGCATTACAGGCTATCGGTATTGATGAACAAATTCGTCAACAGGCAATTCCTATGTATTGCCGTATTATGCATGATGAACAAGGACAGTTAACCAAGTTGCCTTATGGTAAAGACAATCAGGCAATCTGGTCGGTGTCTCGTTCCGGCATTAATGAACAGTTAATTGATCTGGCGGAACAAGAACAAAAGGTCGATATACATTTTGATCACCGATTAAATCAACTCAACTTTGAAGATAATACCGCGGTTTACCTTACTGATGGCCATCATCAAGTCATTCACCAAAGTGATCTCGTGATTGGTGCCGATGGCGCATTTTCTAAAGTACGGCGCTTAATGCAGGAATTACCAAAAGAGCGAATTAGTTATAGTTTAGAATATATGCCACAAAGTTATATTGAACTGACGATAGCGGCAAGTGAAGATGGCAGCCATAAACTGGAAAAAAATGCGCTGCATATTTGGCCACGTAAAGATTTTATGTTGATTGCCTTGCCGAATGTCGATGGCTCATTTACCTGTACTTTGTTTATGAACCATCAAGGGGAGATTTCCTTTTCGTCATTAACAGATGCTCAGCAAGTAGACGCGTTTTTTCAGCGTTACTTTTCTGATGCGATGCCAATGTTGGAAGATCCGGTGAATGATTTTTTAAGTAAATCGGCTTCGCCTCTATGTTTAGTGCATATATATCCCTGGCTGGTCAATAACAGCGTGGCGCTTATTGGAGATGCGGCTCATGCTATGGTGCCATTTTATGGGCAAGGCATGAACTGTGGTTTTGAAGATTGCCGGATCTTGGCAGAATTAGTGGAACTGCATGATCATCAATGGCCGAAAATACTCGATGCTTATCAGGAGGAGCGCAAAGATAATTGTGACGCTATTATTGAACTGGCTAAGCGTAACTTTGTTGAAATGAGTGACTTATCTGGTGAAGCGAGCTTTTTACTACGCAAAAAAATTGAAGCGAAGTTTCATCAAATGCACCCAGAGCTTTGGGTGCCCTTGTATTCGATGGTGACATTTTCTCCAGAGCTGCCATACAAAAAGGCGTTGGCTTGTGGTGATATCCAAAATGAGATCATGGCAGAAATCATGCGACTACCCAATATAGAAAACGACTGGCAACAAGACTATGTTTACCAGCATATGTATCAACTTGCACAACAGAAATTAGCCCCTTTAGGAGATCAGTGA
- a CDS encoding 3-hydroxyanthranilate 3,4-dioxygenase, which yields MKAKLAAFNFQQWIKEHKHLLKPPVGNAIIWENTDMMVMVVGGPNKRTDFHDDPVEEFFYQIKGDMVLKVIEDGECRDVFIREGDIFFLPAHVRHSPQRPMAGSVGLVIEPKRPDGAKDAFEWYCFNCGGLVHRHEVVLKSIVDDLPPVYQNFYQSEQARTCPDCGELHPGKEPPEGWVTLNEKGDS from the coding sequence ATGAAAGCTAAACTCGCCGCATTTAATTTTCAGCAATGGATTAAAGAACACAAACATTTACTCAAGCCTCCGGTTGGTAATGCCATTATCTGGGAAAACACCGATATGATGGTGATGGTTGTTGGGGGACCGAATAAGCGCACGGATTTTCATGATGATCCTGTGGAAGAGTTTTTCTACCAAATTAAAGGCGATATGGTGCTGAAAGTGATAGAAGATGGCGAATGCCGCGATGTCTTCATTCGAGAAGGTGATATCTTCTTCTTGCCGGCGCATGTTCGTCATTCTCCACAGCGTCCAATGGCAGGCAGTGTTGGCTTAGTGATCGAGCCAAAGCGTCCCGACGGAGCAAAAGATGCCTTTGAATGGTATTGCTTTAACTGTGGCGGATTAGTGCATCGTCATGAAGTGGTGTTGAAATCTATCGTTGATGATTTGCCTCCTGTTTACCAAAACTTCTATCAAAGCGAGCAAGCACGAACTTGTCCTGATTGTGGTGAATTACATCCAGGTAAAGAGCCACCAGAAGGTTGGGTCACACTTAACGAAAAGGGTGACAGTTAA
- a CDS encoding cupin domain-containing protein has product MTTNNIFQAIPADLNDEFFELLAENKHVKIERIVSLGHSSPETGWYDQASNEWVIVLKGQAIISFEQEEDVTLACGDYLNIPAHKKHKVSWTTSDSETVWLAIHY; this is encoded by the coding sequence ATGACAACTAACAATATTTTTCAGGCGATACCCGCAGATCTCAACGATGAATTCTTTGAGCTGTTAGCGGAAAATAAACATGTCAAAATAGAACGAATTGTTTCATTGGGTCATAGTTCACCAGAAACCGGTTGGTATGACCAAGCAAGCAACGAATGGGTCATCGTATTAAAAGGTCAGGCAATTATTAGCTTTGAACAAGAAGAAGACGTTACCTTGGCTTGTGGCGATTACCTCAATATACCCGCTCATAAAAAGCATAAAGTCTCGTGGACCACTTCGGATAGTGAAACCGTGTGGTTGGCAATACATTATTAA
- a CDS encoding N-acyl homoserine lactonase family protein, whose product MNLSIFLLLSLALITSTAWADENTSDIKLYTLDCGTMAVSDMKDLSNNGSYNGQQIELANPCFLIRHPKGDLLWDTGLTDSIADHANGETSGVWHYQLKDKLVDQLKLLKISADDIEYLALSHIHPDHSGNANHFKNSTFIINKLEREYMFSKPINAIFGESYSALKQANTITFDAEHDVFNDGTVLIKAMPGHTPGSSVLLVHLANSGNVLLTGDLYIHARGRKLGTMHKYNVDKQLTRASRKQFEALAKQKNARVIIQHEKQDVDRLPKLPSYLD is encoded by the coding sequence ATGAACTTAAGCATTTTTTTACTGCTCAGCTTAGCGCTGATCACATCAACCGCTTGGGCTGATGAAAATACTAGCGACATTAAATTATACACACTAGATTGCGGCACCATGGCAGTGTCGGATATGAAAGATCTTTCTAACAATGGTAGTTATAACGGCCAGCAAATTGAATTAGCTAACCCTTGCTTTTTAATTCGTCATCCGAAAGGTGATTTACTTTGGGATACAGGATTAACAGATAGTATCGCTGACCATGCTAATGGTGAAACTAGCGGTGTCTGGCATTATCAATTAAAAGATAAATTAGTAGATCAACTTAAACTGCTTAAAATTAGCGCTGACGATATTGAGTATTTAGCACTGTCTCATATCCATCCAGACCATTCTGGCAATGCTAATCACTTTAAAAACTCAACTTTTATTATTAATAAGTTAGAACGCGAATACATGTTTTCTAAGCCAATTAACGCGATTTTCGGCGAGTCCTACTCAGCGTTAAAACAGGCCAATACGATTACTTTTGATGCTGAACATGATGTATTTAACGACGGAACTGTGCTGATTAAAGCCATGCCCGGACATACTCCAGGAAGCTCAGTGCTATTAGTGCACTTGGCAAATAGTGGCAATGTTTTATTAACTGGTGATCTTTATATTCATGCCAGAGGTAGGAAATTAGGCACTATGCATAAATATAATGTCGATAAACAATTAACCAGAGCATCGAGAAAACAGTTCGAAGCACTGGCGAAACAAAAAAATGCTAGGGTCATTATTCAACATGAAAAACAAGACGTTGACCGTTTACCTAAATTGCCTAGCTATCTCGATTAA
- a CDS encoding RidA family protein, protein MNTQSKVLKDKAVPRGKFPHVKRAGDFIYISGTSSRLPDNSFAGVEVDEFGATTLDIGVQTRAVIENIRDILHSVDADLCDLVEISTFLVNMNDFKGYNQVYSEFFDFDGPTRTTVAVHQLPHPHLLIECKAVAYKPLAQSR, encoded by the coding sequence ATGAATACGCAAAGCAAAGTTTTAAAAGATAAAGCGGTTCCCAGAGGCAAGTTTCCGCACGTTAAACGAGCTGGGGATTTTATTTACATTTCAGGCACTAGTTCCCGCCTACCTGATAACAGTTTTGCTGGTGTTGAAGTGGATGAGTTTGGTGCCACCACTCTCGATATTGGTGTGCAAACCCGTGCGGTGATTGAAAATATCCGCGATATTTTACATTCGGTGGATGCCGATCTGTGTGATTTGGTAGAGATCTCTACTTTCCTGGTCAATATGAATGATTTTAAAGGCTACAATCAGGTTTACAGTGAGTTTTTTGATTTTGATGGCCCAACGCGCACTACGGTTGCTGTACATCAATTACCTCACCCGCATTTGTTGATCGAATGTAAAGCTGTCGCCTATAAACCTTTAGCTCAGAGCCGATAA
- a CDS encoding amidohydrolase family protein: protein MNIIDIHSHFFPKTWPNLEAKFGGGDWPWLRHLSSEKNEQGYAKAMLMKGQQEFRPIYSACWDAQVRLEQLDQQGVSHQIISATPILFAYEKPVEQALYCAQIFNDAALELCAQGQNRLFAMAQVPLQDIDAACQEASRAINSGHVGIQIGNHVGDKNMDDEGVLTFLQHCAAENIPVFVHPWDMMAADRTKKYMMGWTVGMPAESQLSIVSMILGGGFDRVSRDLKICFAHGGGSFAFLLGRLENAWLHRDIARGHSQHPPSSYLDRFYLDSAVFDHDALQLLVQKMGVSKLMFGTDYPFPLGEQEMGQLIKTAPYLTEENKQAMLASNAHQFFDLPV from the coding sequence ATGAATATTATTGATATTCACTCGCATTTTTTTCCAAAAACCTGGCCAAATCTGGAAGCAAAGTTCGGTGGTGGAGACTGGCCTTGGCTTAGGCATTTATCGAGTGAAAAAAATGAGCAAGGTTATGCAAAAGCTATGTTGATGAAAGGTCAGCAAGAGTTTCGCCCGATTTACTCTGCCTGTTGGGATGCGCAAGTGAGGTTAGAGCAGCTAGATCAACAGGGGGTGAGTCATCAAATCATTTCAGCCACCCCGATTTTATTTGCTTACGAAAAGCCGGTTGAACAAGCATTATACTGTGCGCAAATTTTCAATGATGCAGCGTTAGAACTTTGTGCACAGGGACAAAACCGCCTATTTGCGATGGCACAGGTGCCCTTGCAAGACATAGATGCTGCGTGTCAAGAAGCAAGCCGAGCAATCAACAGTGGCCATGTAGGTATTCAAATCGGTAACCATGTTGGTGACAAAAACATGGATGACGAAGGTGTATTGACGTTTTTACAGCATTGCGCAGCAGAAAACATCCCAGTATTTGTCCACCCTTGGGACATGATGGCGGCTGACCGGACGAAAAAATACATGATGGGCTGGACGGTTGGCATGCCTGCGGAAAGTCAATTGTCGATTGTTTCTATGATATTAGGTGGCGGCTTTGATCGCGTCAGTCGTGACTTAAAAATATGCTTTGCTCATGGTGGTGGTTCATTTGCCTTTTTATTGGGGCGTTTGGAAAATGCCTGGTTGCATCGCGATATCGCCCGCGGTCATTCACAACATCCACCAAGCTCTTACCTTGATCGATTTTATTTAGACAGTGCCGTTTTTGACCATGACGCCTTGCAACTATTGGTGCAAAAGATGGGGGTGAGCAAACTGATGTTTGGAACGGATTATCCTTTCCCTTTGGGCGAGCAGGAAATGGGGCAACTGATCAAGACCGCGCCTTACTTAACGGAAGAAAATAAACAAGCGATGCTCGCGAGCAATGCGCACCAATTTTTTGATTTGCCAGTGTAG
- a CDS encoding 2-hydroxymuconic semialdehyde dehydrogenase: MSELRQLECYIDGQFVSSEHYFDNVSPVNGEVIGQIAEADHQQIDRAVKAAKTAQTGEWSRLSVNQRCDLLHRVADRMVERQQEFIDAEIADTGKSLHQVQTIDIPRGAANFRAFADMARHHSGETFITETPTGDKALNYSVNKPLGVVAVISPWNLPLLLATWKVAPALACGNCVILKPSEETSSTAYLLAQVMDEVGIPKGVFNLILGRGKNVGDAITCHPQVDAVTFTGASATGQHIMKAVADTVKPISFELGGKNSAVVFADADLEKAIAGVARSTFTNCGQVCLCTEKVFVHRSIADEFIDGLKKSAQAIKIGYPKEQDVFIGPLVSKPHQQKVLSYYQLAKDQGAEFIYGGGVPPFDDERAQGCYIEPTIITGLGDDNRVNQEEIFGPICHVSIFDDEQEVIERVNNTQYGLACALWTENLSRAHRVAPQIDVGLVWVNTWFLRDLRAPFGGVKLSGIGREGGQHSLSFYSEPVNICIKID, translated from the coding sequence ATGTCAGAGCTGCGCCAGTTAGAATGCTATATTGATGGACAATTTGTCTCTAGCGAGCATTATTTTGATAATGTCAGTCCGGTCAATGGCGAGGTGATTGGGCAAATTGCCGAGGCAGATCATCAGCAGATCGACCGGGCAGTAAAGGCTGCTAAAACTGCGCAAACGGGTGAATGGTCACGCCTGTCGGTTAATCAACGTTGTGACTTATTGCATCGAGTAGCAGATCGTATGGTGGAACGTCAGCAAGAATTCATTGATGCAGAAATTGCCGATACGGGTAAATCTTTGCATCAGGTGCAAACCATAGATATTCCACGCGGTGCCGCTAACTTCAGAGCCTTTGCCGATATGGCACGCCACCATAGCGGCGAAACTTTTATCACCGAAACTCCAACTGGTGACAAAGCACTTAATTATAGTGTTAACAAACCATTAGGCGTAGTAGCGGTCATCTCGCCATGGAATCTCCCGTTATTGTTAGCCACCTGGAAAGTGGCACCGGCGTTGGCTTGTGGTAACTGCGTTATTTTAAAGCCGTCAGAAGAAACTTCATCAACCGCCTATTTACTGGCACAAGTGATGGATGAAGTCGGTATACCTAAAGGGGTGTTTAACCTTATTCTAGGGCGCGGTAAAAATGTCGGTGATGCGATCACTTGTCATCCGCAGGTAGACGCAGTCACGTTTACCGGAGCCAGCGCTACTGGGCAGCATATCATGAAGGCTGTTGCCGATACGGTTAAACCTATCTCCTTTGAGTTAGGGGGTAAAAATTCCGCTGTTGTATTCGCCGATGCAGATCTTGAAAAAGCGATTGCTGGCGTAGCCCGTTCTACCTTTACCAACTGTGGTCAAGTGTGCTTATGCACCGAAAAGGTCTTTGTCCATCGTTCGATAGCGGATGAGTTTATTGACGGGCTGAAAAAATCGGCGCAGGCAATCAAAATTGGCTATCCGAAAGAGCAGGACGTTTTTATTGGTCCGCTGGTTTCGAAACCTCATCAGCAGAAAGTATTGTCTTATTATCAATTAGCCAAAGACCAAGGTGCAGAATTTATCTATGGCGGTGGTGTGCCACCGTTCGATGATGAAAGAGCGCAGGGCTGCTACATTGAACCTACCATTATTACTGGCTTAGGTGATGATAACCGTGTCAATCAGGAAGAAATTTTCGGTCCTATTTGTCATGTCTCAATTTTTGATGATGAGCAAGAAGTGATTGAGCGGGTGAATAACACGCAATATGGTTTAGCCTGCGCGCTATGGACAGAAAATTTGTCACGAGCACATCGAGTCGCACCACAAATTGATGTCGGATTGGTTTGGGTGAATACCTGGTTTTTACGTGATCTTAGAGCGCCGTTTGGTGGCGTAAAGTTATCAGGCATTGGTCGTGAAGGCGGGCAACATTCGCTCAGTTTTTACAGTGAGCCAGTCAATATCTGTATCAAGATAGATTAG
- a CDS encoding VOC family protein, whose amino-acid sequence MKMNYFVFGTNNMEKAVSFYDAFFAASKVNKVHAQGRMTLWANEDFMFAVAEPFDGKDATNGNGTMLGLNLNSSDEVSQLYQKALTLGGKSEGEPAIRSGRFSAYVRDLDNNKICLFE is encoded by the coding sequence ATGAAAATGAATTATTTTGTCTTTGGCACTAATAACATGGAAAAAGCAGTTAGTTTTTATGATGCTTTTTTTGCCGCAAGCAAAGTCAATAAAGTACATGCACAAGGCCGTATGACACTATGGGCTAATGAAGATTTTATGTTTGCTGTTGCTGAGCCATTTGACGGCAAAGATGCAACCAACGGCAACGGTACTATGCTGGGTCTAAATTTAAACTCGTCAGATGAAGTCAGTCAATTATATCAAAAAGCATTAACTTTAGGTGGCAAAAGTGAAGGAGAACCCGCGATACGCTCAGGTAGGTTTTCTGCTTATGTCAGAGATTTAGATAACAATAAGATTTGTCTGTTTGAATAA
- the kynA gene encoding tryptophan 2,3-dioxygenase, with product MTCPYHNEADNSNYRAMEEGIHTDFNDDMSYGDYLCLEQILSAQKPLSDQHDEMLFITIHQASELWLKLAGHELTAAIANIHQGDFGHAFKVISRVKQIFNQLTQSWQILSTLTPVDYLKFRDALGHSSGFQSYGYRKLEFLLGNKNASLLEVHQSNNAIYQELKQVLEAPSLYDEVIRLLADKGMAIDNAVLARDFSQPYQKNDSVLAAWVAIYKDADQHFELYELAEKLIDIEDAFQQWRFKHMYTVQRIIGNKMGTGGSSGVSFLKKALDISFFPELFDVRTHL from the coding sequence ATGACATGTCCATATCATAACGAAGCGGATAACAGTAATTACCGCGCGATGGAAGAGGGGATCCATACCGATTTTAACGATGACATGTCGTACGGTGATTACTTATGTCTTGAGCAAATTTTATCTGCACAAAAGCCATTATCGGATCAGCATGATGAAATGCTGTTTATTACTATTCATCAGGCCAGTGAATTATGGCTTAAGCTAGCCGGGCACGAATTAACAGCAGCGATTGCGAATATCCATCAGGGAGATTTCGGTCATGCTTTTAAAGTGATTTCCCGGGTGAAACAAATTTTTAATCAGCTCACTCAGTCGTGGCAAATTCTTTCCACTTTAACGCCAGTTGATTATCTGAAATTCCGTGATGCCTTAGGACATTCATCCGGCTTTCAGTCATATGGTTATCGCAAACTGGAGTTTTTATTAGGCAACAAAAATGCTTCTTTGCTGGAAGTTCATCAATCTAATAATGCTATCTATCAGGAGCTCAAGCAGGTATTGGAAGCCCCGAGTTTATATGACGAAGTGATCCGTTTACTTGCGGATAAAGGTATGGCGATTGATAATGCCGTGCTTGCGCGTGACTTTTCTCAGCCGTATCAAAAGAATGATTCAGTGTTAGCTGCTTGGGTTGCTATTTACAAAGATGCTGATCAGCATTTTGAATTGTATGAACTGGCAGAAAAATTGATTGATATTGAAGATGCGTTTCAGCAGTGGCGCTTTAAGCACATGTATACCGTACAGCGCATTATTGGTAATAAAATGGGGACGGGTGGCTCATCTGGGGTCAGCTTCTTGAAGAAAGCGTTGGATATTAGCTTCTTCCCCGAACTGTTTGATGTGCGTACCCACTTGTAA